CAAGAAGACCACCGCCCAGGGCACGAAGCTGGCTGGCGTACGTTTCCGTTCCATTGCTCCCCTTCCTCAAACAGTAAGAGTCCGTGTGTGATCCGCGCTTGTCGCGGCGACTACAGGTAATCGGCACTGCGTCCATGCCTCGATGGCGGCCCCGCGCAGCGCACGAAGCCGTGATTGTCCTTACCGCACTAGTCGCTACACATTGCAGTGGCAATACCACTTGCCCTAGTCGGCGATATGGTTTAGCAAACACTAAAGCGCTGTCAAGCACTAAAAACAGCCGTAACATCCAAGATGTTGGATCGTCTTACACGACGACCTGACAAGGACGTTCTCGCTCCAACCAGACAACATTGGTCTGACCTCTTGGGTCTGCCGGCTGCTCACACGATTCCCGCCTGGCGCCTGACAGACGCGGGTCGTTCCAGTGTTTTCCACGGGCGGTATTGGCTGACACGATAGACGGCGACGGGGTCGATGGCACCGCCGCTTGCCCTGCGCGCCATCGCCAGCACGGGCGTCACGTCGGTGGTGAACGCCCGCTTGAGCGTCGCGAGGGCCATCAGGGCGTCATTGCGCTCCTGGTACTCACGGAGGGCCGTCCGATCCACCAGGCAGGCCTGCACGAACGCCCGCTGCACCTCCATCGCACTGGTCATCAGCGACTCAATCGGATCGGTGACGTTGTGGGATTGGTCCAGCATGTAGCAGGGATCAAAACCAGCCACGCCCTCGAGCGCCGCATCCACGAGTTCATTGAAGACAAGAAACAACTGGAACGGCTTGATCGAGCCCGCATCGAGATCGTCGTCGCCGTACTGGCTGTCGTTAAAGTGAAAACCGCCCAGCTTGCCGAACTGGATCAAGCGGGCGACGATCATCTCGACGTTGACATTCGGAGCATGATGGCCGAAATCCACGAGCGAGAACGCCCGATCGCCCAGCTCGCGTGCGCAGTAGTAGCTGACGCCCCAGTCGTTCAGCACCGTCGAGTAGAACGCCGGTTCGTAGAGCTTGTGTTCGATGAACAGCCGCCAGTCCGGCGGGAGGGCCGCATAGATGGATCGCAGGCTGGACAGGTACCGATCGAGCGTGCGGCGGACGTGCTGCTGACCCGGGAAGTTGCCGCCGTCGCCGATCCAGATCGAGTGCGCGCGGGCGCCGAGCTTCACGCCCAGTTCCATGCAGTGCAGGTTGTGCGCGATCGCCTGCTCGCGCACGGCCGGGTCCGTGTGGGACAGGCTGCCGAACTTGTAGGAGTGCGCCTGGCCCGGCTGGTCCTCGAACGTGTTCGAGTTCGTCGTGCCGAGGGTCAGCCCGCGCTGGGCCGCGAAGGATCGTAGCGCGGCGGGATCGTCGGGTTCGTCCCACGGGATGTGCAGCGAGATGTCCGGCGTGATGCGAACCAGACGGTGAATGACGTGACAGTCTTCGACCTTCTCAAAAACCGTGCGGGGTTCGCCCGGGCCGGGAAAACGTGCGAAGCGGGTGCCGCCCGTTGCGACGCCCCACGACGGCACGGCCACACGGAAACTCGACGCACGGGCCTGGATCGCAGCGATGTCGATGCCCCGGCGCCCGAGTTGCCGCCCGAGCTGCTCGACATCCTCGGCGAGGACGTCGCCGCACCTGCGCCACTCGTCCTCAAGCAAACCCTCCCACTCGATCGCCATCGTGCGCTCCTCGTCTTCGGTCGGCCACCACCCGGCAGCCCGACCGGCACTGTGAGGCCATCAGCCAGACAGGCGCAAGGCGAACAGCGATCGGCGAGCGCGGTTCACATGCCGTAACCCGCCTCGCGGCCGCGGGCGCCCCAAAACCCCTAACTGGAGTGCCGGGACGCATGTGAATCGTCGCTGACGCCTGATCGACGGTACAAGTGACAGTCCGCCCGAGTTGTGCTATACAAAACACCGATGCCAGGCGACGATTCCTCCAAAGGCGCGCCGTCCGCGCGGGATGTCTACCTGATCAAGTCGGTCGTGCATGCTTCCGACGTGCTCCAGACGTTCCGGCACATGGGCGAGGCGCTCAGGCTGCGCGACGTGATGGACCGCACGGGATTCGGCAAGGGCATGTGCTTTCGATTGCTGTACACGCTCCACCATTGCGGCTTCCTCGATCGCGTCGACGGCAACCGCTACCGCCTCACGTCGGAAGTCCGGCGTCGGCGCCGCTATCGGATTGGCTACGCCGCGCAAGGGCAGGATGCGTCGTTTCCGCGCGAGGTCCAGGCGGGCCTTGTCGCAGCTGCCGAACGCGAACACGTGGAACTGGTCATCGTCGACAATCGTTACCAACCGAAGATCGCGCTGCGCAACGCCGAGCTCCTGGTCCGTGAGGGGGTCAACCTCGTCATCGAGTTCCAGACCGATGAGGCCGTCGCGCCGGCGATCGCGTCGACCTACCTCGACGCGAACATTCCGATGATCGCCATCGACATCCCTCATCCGGGAGCCACCTACTTCGGCGCCGACAACTACGTCGCCGGGCTGCTCGCCGGCCGTACGCTCGCGAGGTGGGCCCGCCAGCACTGGAACGGTGCAATCGACGAGATTCTGCTGGTGGAGATTGCCCGGGCTGGCTCGCTGCCCCACGCCCGCATCAAAGGCGTGGTCGCGGGGATCCACGAGACGTTGCGCGAGGCCAAGGACTGCCCGGTCGTGTCCATCGACGGAGACGGCCAGTTCAAGACGTCGCTCGACCGGGTGCGCCGTCACCTGCGCCAGATCCGGGCGCGCCGCATTCTGGTCGGCACGGCCAATGACCCGAGCGCGCTCGGCGCGGCGCGTGCCTTCCAGGAAGCCGGCCGTGCCGATACGTGCGCGGTGGTCGGCCAGAACGCCGAGCCGGATGCCCGCGCGGAGTTGCGCCAGCCCCGAACACCGCTGATCGCGTCGGTGGGCTACTTCCCCGAGCAGTACGGCGATGGGCTCATCAAGCTTGCGCTCGACATTCTGACCCGCAAGCCTGTCCCGCCCGCCGTGTTCGTGCACCACCACGTGATCACCAGGGAGAACGTCGATCACTACTATCCAAACGACGCGTTACTGGGCGTCGGGACGTTTGCGGGTTTCTAAGCCCTGAGCGTACTGCGGTTGGGCTGTTCAGTCGACATCGGGTCGCATGTTTGATGGGCTGAGGTCGACCACGTGATGCTCTACTCAACGGAGTCGAAGGGTAGCGCACCGGTTTTGCGCTCGTAAACACGTTCGTGCCGCGCCAGACCACTTGCTCCCGAAGGCCCGAGATGCACATGCTCCACACCGCAGACTGTCCCCGAGTCGCGGGAAACGGAGGAACCGTGGTTACCACGCAGCGCTTCGTCAGTCGCACCGCGGCAATCTTCGTCACGATTGCGGCGTTGGCTGTCGTCGGGGCGTCCACCCGCACGGCCAACGTGGGCGCGGCCAGGCCTCGGCAGCCCGCCGTGCCGATTGGCACGTTGTCGCTGGCAGACCTCGAGCGCGCGTTCCGCACGCCTCCCGACGATGCACGGATCATGATGCGATGGTGGTGGTTCGGCCCAACCGTCACCAAGGACAGACTCGATCGCGAGATGCGCCTGATGAAGGAAGGCGGCATCGGCGGGTTCGAGATCCAGCCCGTGTACCCGGTCGTGCTGGATGACCCGGCCAGCGGCCTTGTCACACACCCATTTCTCTCGGACGCGTTTATCGATGACCTCCGGTTCGCCGCAAGCCGCGCCCGGGAACTCGGGTTGCGAGTGGATCTGACGATTGGAAGCGGCTGGCCCTACGGCGGTCCGCAGATTGGTATCACGCAAGCCGCCGGCAAACTGAGAATCGAGCACGTGCCGGTTCCCGCCGGTTCCGATCGAATTGCCGTCCCCGATATTCGCTCGGGCGAACGCTTGCTCGCCGCGTTTCTCGCGCCGTCGGCTGCACCGGCCTCGGCGGACGGGTTTCAGGAGATCAGCGAGATCACAGACGGCGTGCTGCGGCTCCCGAATCATGCTGCTCACGCGCGGGAGGCCGTGTTCTTTGTCAGCAGCCGCACGGGCATGCTGGTGAAGCGTCCGGCGGTTGGCGCCGAGGGCTTCGTGCTCGACCACTACGACCGCGCGGCGCTCGATCACTACCTGAGATCTGTCGGCGACCGTCTGCTGTCGGCCTTTGACGCGGCGCCGCCCTACGCGGTGTTCTGCGATAGCCTCGAGGTGTACGACTCGGACTGGACCGATCGATTCCTCGCCGAGTTTCAGGCCCGTCGCGGCTACGACCTGCGCCCCCTGTTGCCTGCATTGCTCCTCGACTCCGGGCCCGCTACGCCAGCCATTCGTCACGACTGGGGCCAGACGCTGACCGAGTTGCTGAACGAGCGCTTCCTTGCTCCCATGCAGGTGTGGGCCCATCAGCACAACACCCGATTCCGTGTCCAGGGATACGGCGTTCCACCCGCGACGATCTCGAGCAATGCCGGCATCGACCTCCCTGAAGGCGAGGGCTCGCAGTGGAAGACGCTTCGAGCGTCGAGATGGGCCGCCTCGATCGGCCATCTCTACGACCGGCCGGTCATCTCGTCGGAAACGTGGACATGGCTGCATTCGCCTGTTTTCCGAGCCACCCCGCTTGATCTCAAAGCTGAAGCCGACCTGCACTTTCTTCAAGGCATCAACCAGCTCATCGGTCATGGCTGGCCCTACACCGCCGACGGCGTGGCATCTCCGGGTTGGCGTTTCTACGCGGCAGGCGCCTTCAACGACAGGAACCCGTGGTGGATCGTGATGCCCGACCTCGCCCGGTATCTGCAGCGTCTCAGCTTCCTGCTGCGCCAGGGAAAGCCCGTGAACGACGTGGCGGTCTACCTGCCGAACGACGATGCCTGGGCGCATGTCGTGCCTGGAAAGATCGGCAGCATGATCGACGCGCTGGCCCAGCGCATCGGCCCCGATATCGTCACCACCATCCTCGACGCTGGATTCAACCTCGACTTCGTCGACGACGGTGTGCTTGCGGAACGGGCGCGGGTCGACCAGGGCAGACTGGCCGTTGGTCAGAGCCGCTATCGCGCCGTGATTCTTCCCGGCGTCGAGCGCATCCCGATGGGGACGCTCCGCGCGCTCGAAACATTTGCGCAGCAAGGCGTAATCGTGATGGCCACGCGCCGGACTCCCGCGTTGGCGCCGGGGTACCAGGCCACGGTGACCGACCACGCCGCCGTTGGTGCGGCCGCCGGCCGCCTGTTCCGCGGACCGTCGGCGACGGGCGTGTTCGTGGAGCGCGAGGCGGATCTGGCCGCGGCATTGACCTCGCGCGTGCCGCCAGACATGGCCGTGTCTGTGGGAGCCGCCGACATCGGCGCCGTCCACCGGCGTTTCGACGCGGCCGATATCTACTTCGTCGCCAACACCTCGAACCTGCGGCGGTCGTTCGAGGCGACCTTCCGCCTCGCTGCCTCGAGGGCGCAACTGTGGAACCCGCTGACGGGGGACGTGACGCCGATCGCGGTGCGCCGTCCGGCAGGGCGAGAAGGCGCCACCGTCCGCCTCGATCTCGCGCCCTACGAATCGACCGTCGTCGTGTTCGCGACGGGCGGGCCGCCGCCGAAGAGTGTCGAGGGACCTCGCGTCGCTGCGACTCCGCCGCCCATGGACATCACGTCGGGATGGCGCGTGAGGTTTGGGCCAACCGGGACAGTCGTGGACTGGGACACCCTGCGATCGTGGACCGACGATGAGGCGACGCGGTACTTCTCGGGTGTTGCCGTCTATGAGAAGCAGGTCGACCTGCCTGCGTCCATGCTTCGTGACGGCCAGTCGGTTGTGCTGGATTTCGGTGAGCCTCGACCCATCGAGGTGGGTGGACCACGAGCGCGGGTTCAGGCGTGGGTTGACGCTCCGGTGCGCGATGCTGCCGTGGTCACCATCAACGGTCGGCGTGCCGGATCCGTCTGGTGCCCGCCATACAGCCTTGACGTGACGCCGCTGCTGCGGCCCGGCAGCAACGTCATCCGGATCGAGGTGGCCAATCTCGCGATCAACGACATGGCCAGCCGTGCACTGCCGGACTATAGACTGCTCAACCTGCGCTACGGCACGCGATTCGAACCGCAGGACATGGACAAGGTGCAACCGGTCCCCGCGGGGCTCTTCGGCCCCATCCGCCTGGTCGTGACGCAGGCGGCGCGCCCCGCGACACTGACACGATAGCCCGGACCATTCATCCCGGCCCGACCAGACGCGATCGCGACAGCGTTCACGTCCGGGTCGGGCGAGGACAAGACGCATGGCTGACGACACCAGGGCCCAGCAGACCGAACCGGTCGACGAATACGAACGCGAACCCGTGCCGCAACGCGCCTGGCTCGGCTTCTCGAGCTTCGTCGGTCAGTACGCCGGTGAACACACAGCCGGCACGGAATTGATGATCGGCCCGCTCTTCATCGCATCTGGCGTGAGTGCGGTCGACGTCGTGGCCGGCCTCTTCGTCGGCAATCTGCTCGCCGTGCTGAGTTGGCTGTTCCTGACGGCGCCCATCGCCGTGCGCGCGCGCCTGACGCTGTACTTCCAGCTCGAGAAGATCTGCGGCCGCAAGCTGGTGACCGTCTACAACCTGGCCAACGGCGTGATGTTCTGCTTCCTGGCTGGGGCGATGGTCACGGTGAACGCGACGGCCGCCGGTGTCTGGCTGCACATCGCGATGCCGGGCCTGAACGACACTTACCCGAACAGCGCTGGATGGGTGGCCACCGTGCTCGTCATGGGCCTGCTCATGACGGTGGTAGCGGCGTACGGCTACAAAGTGGTGGCGCGCATCGCGAACATCGCCGCGCCCTGGATGGTGCTGGTGTTCATCGCCTACGGCATCATTGGCGCGCGGCAACTCGGCATCGACTCGGTGAGCACATTCTGGCCGAAGGCTCAGGAACTCATCTGGACCGGGGGCCTGCCGCTCGCCGGACGGGCGAAGTTCACCTTCTGGCACGTGATGTTCTTCGCCTGGTTCTGCAATATGGCGATGCACATCGGCATGGCCGACCTCAGCGTGTTCCGCTACGCGCGCAAGTCGTGGTACGCGGTGAGCAGTGCGGCGGGCATGTATCTCGGCCATTTCATCGCGTGGCTCGCCGCCTCCATCCTCTACGCGCAGCAGCTCCATGCCACACCCGGCAACACCGATGTGCTGCCAGGGCCCCTGGCCTACAACGCGGCCGGTATCGCCGGGGTGATTTGCGTGATTGTGGCGGGTTGGACGACGGCCAATCCCACCATCTACCGCGCGGGCCTCGCCTTCCAGGCCATCTCGCCCTCGTCTTCGCGTTACCGCGTGACGCTTCTCACGGGCGCGCTGGCCACGATCGCCGGCTTGTTCCCCGCGATTGCCATGAAGCTGCTCGATTTCGTGGCGCTCTATGGGCTGATCCTGATGCCGATGGGCGCCGTGGTGTTCGTGGACTTCTGGCTGGCGAAGCGGTTTGCCTTCCAGTCGAACTACGCGGAGGTGAGCGGCACGGATATCAATTGGGCGGCGGGCCTGGCATGGGTGCTGACGCTCGCCGGTTGTCTCGCCGTGGTCAACATGGGCGGCATCCAGATCTACTTCGTGGGCCTCCCCGGCTGGTTCGCCGCGGCCACCCTCTACATCGTCTTGAGCCGCCTGTTGCAGCGGAAGGAGGTGCGGCTGTGAAAACCGCTGCACGGTTGATATCGCTCTTGTCGCTGGCCGGAACGATCCTGCCGCCCGTGCTGTTCTTCACGGGTCACATGGGTCTCGATGCAACGAAGGTGTGGATGCTCGTGGCCACGATCGCGTGGTTCGCTGCCACGCCACTCTGGATGGACCGGTAGATCCGGCACCGGCTATTGATCCACGTCCAGCCGAACGGTCGGTCTGCGGGCACCGCATCGTTCACCAATGTGGAAACTCTGTGACAGAGGCTTCGCCGGCATTCGCCGCAATCCTCGGTTCCAGCGAACACGAGTGGCGAACGGGAGACCGCCTCCACGAGGCCGATCCGGCCCCCCTGGCGTTCCGGATGGCAAAACCCAGTGGGAGAAGTCTCCGCGTCTTTTGCGGGCCGGCTGGTTTGCGTTAGGGTGTCACCGTCGTATGCGACAAACTGGTTTCAGCGCCATGTCGGCGATTCCGCTGATCTTTGTGGCCGCCGTGCTCTCGTTTCCGGCCGGTGACAATTCGTCGGTGCAGACGGCCATCGATCGCCGCGCCCTCGTCACGCGGCACCACCCCGTGCTGGCTCGCTTCGACGCGGAATCGCCGCTATCGGTCGGCAACGGTGAATTCGCCTTCACCGTTGATGTGACGGGGCTGCAGACATTCGCTGACGCGTACGACCAGACGATTCCTCTCGGCACCTTGTCGCAATGGGGTTGGCACACCTGGCCGAACCCGAACGCGTGGACCATCGAGAGCTTCGGGTTCAAGCCGTTCGCGGCGCACGGCCGGATGGTCGGGTACGCCGACATCCCCGGCGAACGCACGCCAGAGATCAACTGGCTTCGTGCCAATCCGCACCGCCTGCACCTTGGGCGAATTGGGTTCCGCTTGACGCGTGCGGACGGCTCAGCGGCCACGTCGGTCGATCTCACCGACATCCGTCAGACGCTCGACCTCTGGAACGGCGCCATCGTCAGTCACTTCCGCTTGGATGGCGAGGCGGTAGACGTCGTGACCCTGTGTCACCCACGCCTGGATGCTGTGGGCGTCCGGGTGGTGTCGGCGTTGTTGAAGACCGGTCGGGTGAAGATCGACGTGCGGTTTCCCTATGGAACCGGCCAGGCAACAGGGGCGGACTGGAGCAGGCCGGATGCCCACCAGACAATGGTCACGCGGCCGCAGCCGAACGAAGCCCGTTTTGTGCGCACGCTCGACGCGGACACCTACTACGCGGCGGTGCGATGGTGGCCAGCCGGCGTGATGACGACCGCCGGGCCGCACACCTACCTGCTGACGGCCGGTTCCGATTCCGGCACGCTCGCCCTGGTCGTCGGGTTCACGCCAGCCCCGATGACCGCGCCGCTGCCGTCATACGACGAGACCGCCGCCGCAACACGCACGCACTGGAACCGCTTCTGGTCGACCGGCGGCGCCATCGATCTCTCCGGCAGCACCGATCCCCGATGGCGAGAGCTCGAGCGCCGCATCGTGCTCTCGCAGTACCTCACGGCGATCCAGTGTGCCGGCCGGTATCCGCCGCAGGAATCCGGACTCACATTCAACAGCTGGGAAGGGAAGTTCCACCTCGAGATGCACTGGTGGCATGCCGCGCAGTTTGCGTTGTGGGATCGCCTGCCCCTCTTGGAGAGAAGTCTCGGCTACTACCAGGCCATTCTGCCGAAGGCCCGCGCGACAGCGGTGCGCCAGGGTTACACGGGCGCACGCTGGCCGAAAATGACCAGCCCGACAGGCGATGAATCACCGTCGAACGTCGGGCCGTTCCTCGTGTGGCAGCAACCGCATCCCATCTTCTACGCGGAGCTGGTCTACCGCACGCGTCCTGGTCGAGCGACGCTCGAGCAATACCGACAGGTGGTGTTCGAGACCGCCCAGTTCATGGCGTCGTTTCCCGCCTGGGACGAACAGGGCGGACGCTTCGTCCTCGGCCCGCCGCTGCAGTGCGCGCAGGAAACCTATCCCAAGGACCGCACCTTTAACTGCACCTATGAACTGAGCTACTGGGCGTGGGGATTGCAGGTCGCGCAGCGCTGGCGCGAACGGCTGGGCATGACCCGCGAGGCGACGTGGGACCACGTGCTGAAGACACTCGCGAAGCCGGCTGTCACTGACGGCAGGTACCTGTTTGCCGAAAGTGCGCCAGACACCTATTCGAACCCCCGGATGGCGACCGATCATCCGTCCGTGGTTGCTTCGTTCGGCGTACTGCCGGGGGTGGACATTGATCCGGCGACGATGGGCCGCACATTCGCGTGGATTTGGGATCACTGGGATTGGCCGTCCACGTGGGGCTGGGACTATCCGATGATGGCGATGACGGCCGCGCGGCTTGGACAGCCGAATCTGGCCGTCGACGCGCTGCTGATGGACACGCCGAAGAACGTGTACCTGGCAAATGGCCACAATTACCAGCGGCCGGGCCTGACGATTTACCTGCCGGGCAACGGCGGGTTGCTCTACGCCGTGGCGATGATGGCCGCCGGATGGGACGGCGCGCCGCCAGGTTCGGCGCCAGGGTTTCCGAGGGACGGTCGCTGGACGGTCAGGTGGGAAGGGCTGCGCAGGGCGTTCTGACTGGCGGCTTTCTGTCGCGAGTGACGCAGGGTGTCAGGCCTCTTGTGCGGGGAGGATGTTCAACATGATTCGCAAGGCGTTTCGGATGAGCGTGAACGCTGGCGCTGCGAAGGAATACGAGCGGCGTCACAATCCGATCTGGAAGGATCTGGAGGAGGCGTTGCTCGATCATGGCGTGGGCACGTATTCCATCTTCCTCGATCCCGAGTCGCACGACCTGTTCGGGTATGTCGAGGTGGAGAGCGACGACCTGTGGGCTCGGGTCGCTGCGACCGACGTGGGCCGGCGGTGGTGGCGGCACATGCGCGACTTGATGCCCACCAACGGGGACGACAGCCCGGTGTCGCGGGATCTCCGCGAGATCTTTCACTTGGAGTGTTCGAGCCATCCACGCCCGAGAGACGCAGAGGTCGACCAGGATGGTGCTGGTCCGAACCCCGTCCTCGACGACGCGCGCTAGATGCCGCTCCTGATGGCTATCGCAGTTCGACGATCACCACCGACTTGGCTGGCAGGCTCACGCTCAGCGTCCCGCCGGCAAGCGTCACTCCGGTCAATGAGGCCGGCTTCACAACGTCAGGCGCGACAAATGTGTTGTGCGCCTGCATGGCTGTGGCCGTGAGCACCCGGCCCGAAGCCGCGGTGAAAGACCCGCCCGCCAACCTCACCGCGAGTGTGACCGGCTGGTGCGGATTGGCGTTGACGAGGGAGAGATGAACGGTCTTGCCATCGGTCGCCCGCGTGGCGGAGGCGCTGACGGCCGGGATGGTCTGCCCGCCGAAGGCGTAGTCCGGCGACGTCAATTCCACGGGGAGGAACGTGCCGCCTTGGTGAACCTTGAACATCTCGAACACCCAGTAGGTGGGCGTGCGAAGCATCTTTTCCTTATCGGTGAGAATCATCGCCTGCAGCACATTGACCGTCTGGGCGATGTTCGCCATCACCACGCGGTCGGCGTGGCGGTGGAAGATGTGGAAGTTGAGCGCAGCAGCCAGAGCATCGCGCAGCGTGTTCTGCTGGTAGAGAAACCCGGTCTCGGTGCCGGGCTCGACGTCGTACCACGTGCCCCACTCGTCCACCACGAGGCCCACGCGCCTGTCCGCGTCGGTCTTGTCCATGATGGCGGCATGCTTCGTGATGTAGTCGTCCATCTGCAAGGTCCGCTTCAGCGTCGAGAACCATTGGTCCTCGCCGAAAACCGTGGCCGAACCCTTCGCGCCCCAGTTCCCCGTGGGCAGGGTGTAGTAGTGGAGCGACAGGCCGTTCATCTGGCGGCGGGCCTGGTTCATCAACACTTCCGTCCAGTTGAGGTCGCCGCCGTTGGATCCGCACGCCACGCGGTAGATGGGGTTGGCCCGGTCGTAGTTCTTGATGAACGTGTTGTAGCGCCGGAACTGGTCGGCGTAATACTCGGGGCGCATCGTGCCGCCACAGCCCCAGTTCTCGTTCCCGACCGCGAAGTACGGCACGCGCCACGGCGTGTCGCGGCCGTTCTGCCGGCGAAGATTGGCCATCGGCGAACTCGCGCCGGAGGTGAGGTACTCGACCCACTCCATCATTTCCTGGACGCTGCCGCTGCCGACGTTTCCGCTGATGTAGGCGTCGGTGCCGAGCATCTCGACCAGATCCATGAACTCGTGCGTGCCGAAGTGGTTGTTTTCGACGACGCCGCCCCAGTGCGTGTTGATCATGGAGGGGCGCTTGTCGCGGGGACCGATGCCGTCTTTCCAGTGATACTCGTCGGCGAAGCAGCCACCCGGCCATCGCAGCACCGGGATCCGGAGGTCCTTCAGCGCGGCGACGACGTCGTTGCGGATGCCGCGGGTATTCGGGATCGGCGAATCCGGCCCGACCCAGATGCCCTCGTAGATGCCTCGGCCGAGGTGCTCGGCGAAGTGGCCGTAGATGTTGCGATTGACAACCGCTCCGGGCCGGTCCGCCCGGAGTGTTGCCGCAACGACGGCAGGGGCCTCGGAGGATCCGGGCGCTGGCGCCTGGCCGTGCGCGACCACCAGCAACAGGAACGGAAGCGGGGCGAGGCGGATGACCTTGTGGAGTCTCATGGCACCGATTATCGACGTCGCGGAGGGGTTGTCAAGGCTGTGGATCCCGGCTTGACCTCTTGCCTTGCGATGGACGGGAGCGTGATGTTACCATCCGGCCTCGGACGGGCGCAGCGAGCGCCCATGACGGCGTCTGCTGGATCCTCCCCCCGGCGTGGCGCGGCGCGGCGCGGTACCGTGCGACACGACGTATCCTCATTCATCTTCTCGCATTGGAACAGGTCATCATGACGCACCTCCACGATCTCTGGAACGACCATGACGCGGGGCCTGAGGCCGATGCACTCGGACATCTTCGCTACCGCTCGAATCTCCTCGGCGCCGACCAGCGCATCACCAACTACGGCGGCG
This is a stretch of genomic DNA from Acidobacteriota bacterium. It encodes these proteins:
- a CDS encoding glycosyl hydrolase, with product MVTTQRFVSRTAAIFVTIAALAVVGASTRTANVGAARPRQPAVPIGTLSLADLERAFRTPPDDARIMMRWWWFGPTVTKDRLDREMRLMKEGGIGGFEIQPVYPVVLDDPASGLVTHPFLSDAFIDDLRFAASRARELGLRVDLTIGSGWPYGGPQIGITQAAGKLRIEHVPVPAGSDRIAVPDIRSGERLLAAFLAPSAAPASADGFQEISEITDGVLRLPNHAAHAREAVFFVSSRTGMLVKRPAVGAEGFVLDHYDRAALDHYLRSVGDRLLSAFDAAPPYAVFCDSLEVYDSDWTDRFLAEFQARRGYDLRPLLPALLLDSGPATPAIRHDWGQTLTELLNERFLAPMQVWAHQHNTRFRVQGYGVPPATISSNAGIDLPEGEGSQWKTLRASRWAASIGHLYDRPVISSETWTWLHSPVFRATPLDLKAEADLHFLQGINQLIGHGWPYTADGVASPGWRFYAAGAFNDRNPWWIVMPDLARYLQRLSFLLRQGKPVNDVAVYLPNDDAWAHVVPGKIGSMIDALAQRIGPDIVTTILDAGFNLDFVDDGVLAERARVDQGRLAVGQSRYRAVILPGVERIPMGTLRALETFAQQGVIVMATRRTPALAPGYQATVTDHAAVGAAAGRLFRGPSATGVFVEREADLAAALTSRVPPDMAVSVGAADIGAVHRRFDAADIYFVANTSNLRRSFEATFRLAASRAQLWNPLTGDVTPIAVRRPAGREGATVRLDLAPYESTVVVFATGGPPPKSVEGPRVAATPPPMDITSGWRVRFGPTGTVVDWDTLRSWTDDEATRYFSGVAVYEKQVDLPASMLRDGQSVVLDFGEPRPIEVGGPRARVQAWVDAPVRDAAVVTINGRRAGSVWCPPYSLDVTPLLRPGSNVIRIEVANLAINDMASRALPDYRLLNLRYGTRFEPQDMDKVQPVPAGLFGPIRLVVTQAARPATLTR
- the rhaI gene encoding L-rhamnose catabolism isomerase, with the protein product MAIEWEGLLEDEWRRCGDVLAEDVEQLGRQLGRRGIDIAAIQARASSFRVAVPSWGVATGGTRFARFPGPGEPRTVFEKVEDCHVIHRLVRITPDISLHIPWDEPDDPAALRSFAAQRGLTLGTTNSNTFEDQPGQAHSYKFGSLSHTDPAVREQAIAHNLHCMELGVKLGARAHSIWIGDGGNFPGQQHVRRTLDRYLSSLRSIYAALPPDWRLFIEHKLYEPAFYSTVLNDWGVSYYCARELGDRAFSLVDFGHHAPNVNVEMIVARLIQFGKLGGFHFNDSQYGDDDLDAGSIKPFQLFLVFNELVDAALEGVAGFDPCYMLDQSHNVTDPIESLMTSAMEVQRAFVQACLVDRTALREYQERNDALMALATLKRAFTTDVTPVLAMARRASGGAIDPVAVYRVSQYRPWKTLERPASVRRQAGIV
- a CDS encoding glycoside hydrolase family 65; this encodes MRQTGFSAMSAIPLIFVAAVLSFPAGDNSSVQTAIDRRALVTRHHPVLARFDAESPLSVGNGEFAFTVDVTGLQTFADAYDQTIPLGTLSQWGWHTWPNPNAWTIESFGFKPFAAHGRMVGYADIPGERTPEINWLRANPHRLHLGRIGFRLTRADGSAATSVDLTDIRQTLDLWNGAIVSHFRLDGEAVDVVTLCHPRLDAVGVRVVSALLKTGRVKIDVRFPYGTGQATGADWSRPDAHQTMVTRPQPNEARFVRTLDADTYYAAVRWWPAGVMTTAGPHTYLLTAGSDSGTLALVVGFTPAPMTAPLPSYDETAAATRTHWNRFWSTGGAIDLSGSTDPRWRELERRIVLSQYLTAIQCAGRYPPQESGLTFNSWEGKFHLEMHWWHAAQFALWDRLPLLERSLGYYQAILPKARATAVRQGYTGARWPKMTSPTGDESPSNVGPFLVWQQPHPIFYAELVYRTRPGRATLEQYRQVVFETAQFMASFPAWDEQGGRFVLGPPLQCAQETYPKDRTFNCTYELSYWAWGLQVAQRWRERLGMTREATWDHVLKTLAKPAVTDGRYLFAESAPDTYSNPRMATDHPSVVASFGVLPGVDIDPATMGRTFAWIWDHWDWPSTWGWDYPMMAMTAARLGQPNLAVDALLMDTPKNVYLANGHNYQRPGLTIYLPGNGGLLYAVAMMAAGWDGAPPGSAPGFPRDGRWTVRWEGLRRAF
- a CDS encoding alpha-N-arabinofuranosidase, with protein sequence MRLHKVIRLAPLPFLLLVVAHGQAPAPGSSEAPAVVAATLRADRPGAVVNRNIYGHFAEHLGRGIYEGIWVGPDSPIPNTRGIRNDVVAALKDLRIPVLRWPGGCFADEYHWKDGIGPRDKRPSMINTHWGGVVENNHFGTHEFMDLVEMLGTDAYISGNVGSGSVQEMMEWVEYLTSGASSPMANLRRQNGRDTPWRVPYFAVGNENWGCGGTMRPEYYADQFRRYNTFIKNYDRANPIYRVACGSNGGDLNWTEVLMNQARRQMNGLSLHYYTLPTGNWGAKGSATVFGEDQWFSTLKRTLQMDDYITKHAAIMDKTDADRRVGLVVDEWGTWYDVEPGTETGFLYQQNTLRDALAAALNFHIFHRHADRVVMANIAQTVNVLQAMILTDKEKMLRTPTYWVFEMFKVHQGGTFLPVELTSPDYAFGGQTIPAVSASATRATDGKTVHLSLVNANPHQPVTLAVRLAGGSFTAASGRVLTATAMQAHNTFVAPDVVKPASLTGVTLAGGTLSVSLPAKSVVIVELR
- a CDS encoding substrate-binding domain-containing protein, with the translated sequence MPGDDSSKGAPSARDVYLIKSVVHASDVLQTFRHMGEALRLRDVMDRTGFGKGMCFRLLYTLHHCGFLDRVDGNRYRLTSEVRRRRRYRIGYAAQGQDASFPREVQAGLVAAAEREHVELVIVDNRYQPKIALRNAELLVREGVNLVIEFQTDEAVAPAIASTYLDANIPMIAIDIPHPGATYFGADNYVAGLLAGRTLARWARQHWNGAIDEILLVEIARAGSLPHARIKGVVAGIHETLREAKDCPVVSIDGDGQFKTSLDRVRRHLRQIRARRILVGTANDPSALGAARAFQEAGRADTCAVVGQNAEPDARAELRQPRTPLIASVGYFPEQYGDGLIKLALDILTRKPVPPAVFVHHHVITRENVDHYYPNDALLGVGTFAGF